One Malaclemys terrapin pileata isolate rMalTer1 chromosome 21, rMalTer1.hap1, whole genome shotgun sequence DNA window includes the following coding sequences:
- the LOC128827264 gene encoding claw keratin-like, whose product MSCSSLSYPECGVARPSPVSGSCNEPCVRQCPDSEVIIRPSPVVVTIPGPILSNFPQQSEVGAVGAPVVGAGYGGSFGLGGLYGYGGHYGGLYGYGGLGGYGGRYGYGGGYGGLCGYGGGYGGLCGYGGRYGYGGLSSYGGLCGYGGGYGGGYGYGGACGSGVSCHRYLSGSCTPC is encoded by the coding sequence ATGTCTTGTTCCAGCCTGTCCTATCCAGAATGCGGGGTGGCCCGTCCCAGTCCAGTTTCTGGCAGCTGCAACGAGCCGTGCGTTAGGCAGTGCCCTGACTCTGAAGTCATCATCAGACCATCACCGGTTGTTGTAACCATCCCAGGACCAATTCTCAGCAATTTCCCTCAGCAGAGTGAAGTGGGAGCCGTTGGAGCACCTGTGGTCGGAGCCGGCTACGGGGGCTCATTTGGTTTGGGGGGATTGTACGGCTATGGAGGCCATTACGGGGGATTGTATGGTTATGGGGGATTAGGTGGTTACGGGGGCCGTTATGGTTACGGGGGAGGTTATGGGGGATTGTGTGGTTACGGGGGTGGTTACGGGGGATTGTGTGGTTACGGGGGCCGTTATGGTTACGGGGGATTGAGTAGTTACGGTGGACTGTGCGGTTACGGGGGAGGTTACGGGGGAGGTTACGGTTATGGGGGAGCATGCGGTTCTGGGGTATCTTGCCATAGGTACCTGAGTGG